In the genome of Leptospira kanakyensis, one region contains:
- a CDS encoding VOC family protein yields MAFQQIQTGIITEKLNETKTFYEKWLGLITKFESDWFVLLCLPNRPEVEIAIMKPNQPQVRKSYFQIPYQGKGIWFIFESKDVEKEFAELKQKNAPIDLPLTTEEWGDVHFTLIDPNGIGIDIVQERNPN; encoded by the coding sequence ATGGCATTCCAACAAATCCAAACAGGTATCATTACAGAAAAATTAAACGAAACAAAAACCTTTTATGAAAAGTGGTTAGGACTGATTACAAAATTTGAATCAGATTGGTTTGTTCTATTATGTTTGCCAAATAGGCCAGAAGTGGAAATAGCAATCATGAAACCTAACCAACCTCAGGTGAGGAAATCTTATTTTCAAATTCCTTATCAAGGAAAAGGGATTTGGTTTATCTTTGAATCAAAAGATGTGGAAAAAGAATTTGCAGAATTAAAACAAAAAAACGCACCGATAGACCTTCCTCTCACAACGGAAGAATGGGGAGACGTCCACTTCACTTTGATTGATCCCAATGGAATCGGCATTGATATTGTCCAAGAAAGAAATCCAAATTAA
- a CDS encoding AraC family transcriptional regulator — MPQTPNLYPVWNQLEGKLDDTIGLNQIAFFTGYSDWHFHRLFKSFQGENVKEYIRRLRLEKAAYELKITNFPIIEIALEAGFLSHEAFSKAFKRVIGSTPSEFRKKYQTKKPLTKSFHQTLPDGISKFGFQKKNISSFYIAFVRHIGTYEELPGPITGSKEVNQIQSLIDHWNSSQSHHKWIGISQDDPDISPKGKIRFDLGITIGTNQKKLPQGFGIQTIPSGKYLQIRYEGSYQGLPKIYDWILNEYIKTTPIKLKNRPPWECYLNPFEKEDNKRITDIYIPIE; from the coding sequence TTGCCACAAACACCCAACCTCTATCCAGTTTGGAACCAATTAGAAGGAAAATTGGATGATACCATTGGCCTGAATCAAATTGCATTTTTTACTGGGTATAGCGATTGGCATTTTCATCGGTTGTTTAAGTCTTTCCAAGGCGAAAATGTAAAGGAATACATTCGTAGGTTACGATTAGAAAAAGCTGCATACGAATTAAAAATTACAAACTTTCCGATTATAGAAATTGCTTTGGAAGCTGGTTTTTTATCACACGAAGCTTTTTCCAAAGCGTTCAAACGAGTGATTGGTTCTACACCTTCTGAATTCCGAAAAAAATACCAAACAAAAAAACCATTAACGAAATCATTTCACCAAACATTGCCAGACGGAATTTCAAAATTTGGATTTCAGAAAAAAAACATTTCGTCCTTTTATATTGCTTTTGTTCGCCATATTGGAACTTACGAAGAACTACCTGGACCAATCACTGGGAGTAAGGAAGTGAATCAAATCCAATCTTTGATTGATCACTGGAATTCATCTCAGTCCCATCATAAATGGATTGGGATTAGCCAAGATGATCCTGACATTTCACCGAAAGGAAAAATTCGATTTGATTTGGGCATTACCATTGGAACAAATCAAAAAAAACTTCCTCAAGGATTTGGAATCCAAACCATTCCTTCTGGAAAGTATTTACAAATTCGTTACGAGGGAAGTTACCAAGGGCTGCCAAAAATTTACGATTGGATTTTAAATGAATATATCAAAACAACTCCAATCAAATTAAAAAACAGACCACCTTGGGAGTGTTATCTGAATCCTTTTGAAAAGGAAGATAATAAACGCATTACAGATATTTATATTCCGATTGAATAA
- a CDS encoding SGNH/GDSL hydrolase family protein: MKHLSKLWLLGFLIFESCVIFQATKVPANNLKTALETNSTKTPKIVFLGDSITHGRVSYDYVGSIAKHPSLADSQVINEGINSRLTVQILEQLENLKKLNPDYVFLLIGTNDLKATLTKEEYDRYAGLWKLKEPVTEESFTNNLTKIIQTIQKETKAKIIIFSPPVLGEDPTSIPFQRSKRFAELTKQISTKEKTTYKPLHETLSQGLDEAKLSSRKPYVQNTWGMYLTILKYYSTTSSWDDLGDSNGYYYLTDGIHLNARGGKILEGMALEEILPNKK; the protein is encoded by the coding sequence ATGAAACATCTCTCAAAACTTTGGCTCCTTGGTTTTCTTATTTTTGAATCTTGTGTTATCTTCCAAGCAACAAAAGTCCCTGCAAATAATCTTAAAACTGCCCTAGAAACAAACTCTACCAAAACACCCAAGATTGTATTTCTGGGAGATAGCATCACACATGGCCGTGTCAGTTATGATTATGTAGGTTCTATCGCCAAACATCCGTCTTTAGCCGATTCCCAAGTGATTAATGAAGGGATCAATAGTCGATTGACAGTTCAAATTTTAGAACAATTAGAGAATTTAAAAAAGCTGAATCCTGATTATGTTTTCCTTTTGATTGGAACCAATGATTTAAAGGCAACCTTAACTAAAGAAGAGTACGATCGTTATGCGGGCCTTTGGAAATTGAAAGAACCCGTTACTGAGGAAAGTTTTACGAACAACCTCACAAAAATCATCCAAACCATTCAAAAAGAAACCAAAGCAAAAATAATCATTTTTTCGCCGCCGGTTTTGGGAGAAGATCCTACCTCCATTCCTTTCCAGAGATCCAAACGGTTTGCTGAACTTACAAAACAAATAAGCACAAAGGAAAAAACCACCTACAAACCACTCCATGAGACTCTATCCCAAGGACTAGACGAGGCCAAACTAAGTTCACGAAAGCCATACGTCCAAAACACTTGGGGGATGTATTTAACCATCCTAAAATACTATTCTACTACATCTAGTTGGGATGATTTAGGAGATTCCAATGGATATTATTATTTAACCGATGGAATCCATTTGAATGCACGTGGGGGAAAGATTTTGGAAGGTATGGCATTAGAAGAGATTTTACCAAACAAGAAATAG
- a CDS encoding NHL repeat-containing protein, whose amino-acid sequence MNRFFVYILTIGFCFFSCNKPELSNSCDLNSKEFLNSILSKFALADFSPHCSVSTALSLSGSIVGLTTSGMVLRTSTGSELSVPPGATSFSIPIASGFGSKYTLSIAKQPDTIACVVHNGWEGTLILGISNIQIICHTTTAKRVYGQLDFISATSANPPNQNSLSSPSFVLADELGIYVSDSGNTRVLYYSGDITSASRVIGQANFGSNAFATSSSGIAYPTGLAKDSFGLYLADLNNFRVLYFEGTNNIASRVYGQVDFNTAVSAPYAAADVITGPYGMAADKDGYYVVDNSNHRVLYFPNGSYSASRVYGQTSFTGNTSNCTATTLGSPEGVAVSSDGVYIADTGNHRVLFYPGTSTTATRVYGQPNFTSNLGNNGGIGAGTLNAPRGVFAMGGDVWIADTTNNRILLYSGTNTTASKVFGQSGNGSFTLSASGLSATALSFPQSISINGEGIFVADSINHRVIMY is encoded by the coding sequence GTGAATCGTTTTTTTGTTTATATACTTACGATTGGGTTCTGTTTTTTTTCCTGTAACAAACCAGAATTATCCAATTCATGTGATTTGAATTCCAAAGAATTTTTAAATTCAATCCTTTCGAAGTTTGCGCTAGCTGACTTTTCACCCCATTGTAGTGTATCGACAGCCTTGTCTCTAAGTGGTTCCATTGTAGGCCTTACCACGTCGGGAATGGTGCTTCGAACTAGTACCGGTTCCGAACTTTCCGTTCCGCCAGGTGCCACAAGTTTTTCCATTCCGATCGCAAGTGGATTCGGTTCAAAATATACATTGTCCATTGCAAAACAACCAGATACAATCGCCTGTGTCGTACATAATGGTTGGGAAGGAACCTTAATTCTCGGAATTTCTAATATTCAAATCATTTGCCATACAACAACCGCTAAGCGAGTTTATGGGCAACTTGATTTCATATCAGCTACTTCCGCCAATCCACCAAATCAAAATTCCCTTTCTTCTCCTAGCTTCGTACTAGCTGATGAATTGGGAATTTATGTTTCTGATTCTGGAAACACTCGCGTATTATATTATTCAGGAGACATTACGTCAGCTTCGAGAGTGATTGGCCAGGCGAACTTTGGTTCTAATGCTTTTGCCACTTCTAGTTCTGGAATCGCGTATCCTACGGGTCTTGCTAAAGATTCTTTTGGACTCTATTTAGCTGACCTCAACAATTTTAGAGTTTTGTATTTTGAAGGAACCAATAACATTGCTTCCCGAGTGTATGGCCAAGTCGATTTTAACACGGCGGTATCTGCTCCATATGCCGCTGCAGATGTCATTACGGGACCTTATGGAATGGCAGCTGACAAAGATGGGTATTATGTAGTAGATAATTCAAACCACCGTGTACTTTATTTTCCCAATGGAAGTTATAGTGCCAGTCGTGTTTATGGCCAAACTAGTTTTACTGGAAACACTTCTAATTGTACAGCCACGACTCTTGGCTCACCAGAAGGTGTGGCTGTGAGTTCTGATGGCGTGTACATTGCCGATACTGGAAACCACCGAGTTTTATTTTACCCAGGTACAAGCACCACCGCCACTCGCGTGTATGGACAACCTAATTTTACCTCTAATTTAGGAAATAATGGGGGTATTGGTGCTGGGACATTGAATGCACCTAGGGGCGTATTTGCAATGGGTGGAGATGTTTGGATTGCAGACACTACCAATAATCGAATTTTACTATATTCAGGAACAAACACAACTGCATCAAAAGTTTTTGGACAATCGGGGAATGGTAGTTTTACTCTTTCCGCTTCGGGACTATCTGCCACGGCTCTTAGCTTTCCTCAAAGTATATCCATTAATGGAGAAGGAATATTTGTTGCTGATAGTATCAATCACCGTGTCATTATGTATTAA
- a CDS encoding response regulator gives MESNLVTGKSILLVEDEAIIAMMQIRILKSAGFIVHHVRTGETAISFLSQPENKIDIILMDIDLGSGIDGTEAARIILSKHSIPLVFLSSHTETEIVNRTESITSYGYILKTTGEIVLIASIKMALRLFESIRKQSEAQELFEKAFLISPIAMSLHDIGNQFRFVNVNPAFERLVGFQKNEVVGKTSSELNMYAQGEDGSEIREKFLTEGKLTGYKQRFKLRNGEVKEGNLSIELVEINGKPHALTFQNLIF, from the coding sequence ATGGAATCAAATCTTGTGACTGGTAAATCAATTCTTCTTGTGGAAGATGAAGCCATCATTGCAATGATGCAGATTCGAATTTTAAAATCTGCAGGTTTTATAGTTCATCATGTCCGCACGGGAGAAACTGCTATATCATTTTTATCTCAACCTGAAAACAAAATAGATATCATCCTTATGGATATTGATTTGGGTTCTGGAATTGACGGGACAGAGGCAGCAAGGATCATTCTTTCCAAACATTCTATTCCTTTAGTTTTTTTATCTTCTCACACGGAAACGGAAATTGTCAACAGAACCGAATCGATTACCTCGTATGGTTATATTTTGAAAACGACAGGAGAAATTGTTTTGATTGCTTCGATTAAGATGGCGTTACGATTATTTGAAAGTATTCGAAAACAATCAGAAGCCCAGGAACTTTTCGAAAAAGCTTTTTTGATTAGTCCTATCGCTATGTCCTTACATGATATAGGCAATCAATTTCGATTTGTGAACGTAAATCCTGCTTTTGAACGACTCGTTGGATTTCAAAAAAATGAGGTTGTTGGTAAAACGAGCAGTGAGCTAAACATGTATGCCCAAGGGGAAGATGGTTCTGAAATCAGAGAAAAATTTTTGACCGAGGGAAAACTTACGGGATACAAACAAAGATTTAAACTACGAAACGGTGAAGTCAAAGAAGGCAATCTGAGTATTGAGCTTGTCGAAATCAATGGAAAACCCCATGCTTTGACATTCCAGAATTTAATTTTTTAA